GTCGCGAGCCCGTCGTCCTGCTAGAGCAAGAATCGTGGGAACATAGTGATTATAGAGTGAGTGGAGCGGGATTTAGGGGGATCAAAATGTTTTAGGGAAACACATGGAAAGGGGGATTAATAATGTTAGCAAAACGTATCATCCCCTGTCTTGACGTTAAGGACGGACGGGTAGTCAAAGGCGTTAACTTTGTGAATCTGCGTGATGCCGGAGATCCGGTAGAGCTGGCGGCGCTGTATGACCGTGAGGGTGCAGATGAGCTTGTGTTTCTCGATATATCGGCTTCCGTAGAAGGCCGGGCGACCATGATTGAGGTTGTGCGGCAGACCGCAGGTGAAATCGCCATTCCTTTTACAGTGGGTGGCGGGATCTCTACACCTGATGATATGAAGCGGATTCTTCGTGCAGGTGCAGACAAAATCGGCATTAATACGGCTGCTATCACTAACCCACAGTTAATTCTGGAAGGTGCACGCCGTTTTGGTTCTCAATGTATTGTTGTAGCAATAGATGCTAAATATAACGAGGCATTTGGTGAATGGGAAGTGTATACACATGGTGGTCGCAAGCCCACTGGCATCCGTGCTCTGACCTGGGCCAAGGAAGCTGAAAAGCTGGGTGCAGGTGAGATTTTGCTCACAAGTATGGATGCAGATGGGACGAAAGATGGCTTCGACCTGAAGCTGACTTCAGCAGTAAGCGATTTACTTAGTATTCCTGTGATTGCTTCTGGAGGCGCTGGGAAGAAGGAGCATTTTTACGATGTATTTACGGAAGGGAAAGCCGATGCGGGACTGGCGGCGACCATTTTTCACTATAAAGAGATTGCCATTAACGACTTAAAGGCTGACTTGAAGCAAAAAGGGGTAGAGATCCGATGAGCGAAATAGAAAAGAATACATCCATTAGCCAAAAAGAAGCGCTGGCCGGCATTCGCTGGAATGAAGCGGGGTTGGTGCCTACCGTTGTGCAGGATGCTAACACACTAGAAGTTTTGATGGTTGCTTATATGAATTCGGAATCGTTGCAGCTCTCGTTGGAAAGTGGCCAGACCTGGTTCTGGAGCCGCTCACGCAGCGAGCTTTGGCACAAAGGTGGAACCTCAGGCAATACACAAGCGATTACTTCCATATCCTATGATTGCGATAGTGATACACTGCTCGTGAAGGTTGTCCCTGAAGGACCAGCTTGCCATACTGGAGCTACATCATGCTTTTTCCGTGACATTCCTTTGAATAACCAAGCCGAGGAAGCTCAGAAATCGGTAGCTACTAGCCTTACGGATGGTGAGCGTTTTGCTGTTCTTGGTGAGCTGGAGCGCGTGATTGCTGAGCGGGAAGTAGAGCGTCCGGAAGGCGCGTATACAACTTATTTGTTCGATAAAGGTGTCGATAAGATCCTTAAGAAGGTAGGCGAAGAAGCCTCTGAAACGATTATTGCCGCCAAAAATAAAGATAATGCCGAGCTGCGTCTTGAAGTTAGTGATCTGATCTACCACTTACTAGTACTGCTACAAGAGCGCAAGCTTCCGCTGGATGAAATCATGGAAGAGTTGAGTACCCGCCACGAGCGCCCACGCCGGGACCAGTACTAGGGAGGGAACTGACGGATGCATATCGATTACCACACGCATCATGAGCGCTGCGGTCATGCCGTGGGCAAGCTTGAGGAGTATGTGCAGCGTGGGATACAGCTTGGTCTTCAGCAGCTAGGGTTATCCGACCACTTGCCGCTCATCCATGTTGATCCCGCTAGCTATTACCCTGAAATGGCCATGCCAATGGCTGAACTGCCTCGTTATGTGGAGGAATGCCTGACGCTGAAGGAACGCTACCGCGGAGTCATAGATCTGCGGGTAGGGCTGGAAGCAGATTATATTGAAGGTTACGAGGATCAAATTAGTGAGATTTTAACTACTTACCCATGGGATTATCTGATAGGCTCT
This genomic stretch from Paenibacillus sp. FSL H7-0737 harbors:
- the hisF gene encoding imidazole glycerol phosphate synthase subunit HisF; its protein translation is MLAKRIIPCLDVKDGRVVKGVNFVNLRDAGDPVELAALYDREGADELVFLDISASVEGRATMIEVVRQTAGEIAIPFTVGGGISTPDDMKRILRAGADKIGINTAAITNPQLILEGARRFGSQCIVVAIDAKYNEAFGEWEVYTHGGRKPTGIRALTWAKEAEKLGAGEILLTSMDADGTKDGFDLKLTSAVSDLLSIPVIASGGAGKKEHFYDVFTEGKADAGLAATIFHYKEIAINDLKADLKQKGVEIR
- the hisIE gene encoding bifunctional phosphoribosyl-AMP cyclohydrolase/phosphoribosyl-ATP diphosphatase HisIE translates to MSEIEKNTSISQKEALAGIRWNEAGLVPTVVQDANTLEVLMVAYMNSESLQLSLESGQTWFWSRSRSELWHKGGTSGNTQAITSISYDCDSDTLLVKVVPEGPACHTGATSCFFRDIPLNNQAEEAQKSVATSLTDGERFAVLGELERVIAEREVERPEGAYTTYLFDKGVDKILKKVGEEASETIIAAKNKDNAELRLEVSDLIYHLLVLLQERKLPLDEIMEELSTRHERPRRDQY